The Flavobacterium sp. 20NA77.7 genome includes the window GTGAATCTTCTTCAAACACATCATAACTGTTTGCAAAATACCCTACTCTTTTGTCAAATGCTCTTTTTCGCATTGGGTTTTCTGGCAATAAAATCATTGAGGTATTTAACTCAACGGTTACTACTCCAGCGTCTAATCCTGCAGGAAAGTCAACGCCTATTTTTGGCATTGGATTTCTAGAAATTTGAGGGGGTACAGTAGAAAACGTTTTAGTAGTTCTAATCTCTGTATTAATTGGGAAGCTTTTCACAAATTGAATAAACGATTTATCCTTTTGAAACGCTTGAATACTTAATAATTGCTTATTTATTGGATTTAAGGAAAAAATCTGAACATCAGCATCAAATGTAGGATTCATATCTACTACATATCCTATGTTGTTTTTTCCTGAAGCATCTTTTTTATAAGCTAAAATATCATAACTAGCAATAATAGGATCTGCGCTCGAATTTTTTACTGCTTTCGTAATAGGTTTATCTTCATTTGGTGTAGTAATCACATAGGTTACTGAACGCAATAATAAGGTGTTATTTATTCCTTTTTCAAATCGAACTACTTGTCTATTTACCTCTTCACCACCAAAAATTCCACCACCTGCTGGTGTTTTAGAATAACGTGTTATGGTCATGATTTCTTTGCCTAACAATTGGTCTGAAATTTCATAAAGATATTTATCATCTACTTTATGTACATCTAGCAACCCTTTTTGCGTTACCGCAGTAGAGTCAATTACCTTATTATAAGGTTTTGGTTCTTTCTTAGCATCTGGCTTTTTAGCTTCAGCTGTTGGCGTACCCGATGGTTTCTTTTGTGTGTCTTTTTTTTGAGCGTTAATTTCGGCACTCATAAAGACTAACCCACAACTTAAAATAATGGATAATTTGTTTAGCTTCATAGTTATTAGTTAATAAATTAATTACTAGTATAAGTGTGCAAAATACATTTTTGTTACAAATAAAAGTACACTTTTTATAAAATTTTAACTCGCGTTACTAATAGAGCTAAAAAAAGCGACCTAAGTCGCTTTGTATTATTCTTTTTTAGTGGATTTAAATAATTTTGAGAAATCAATATTATAAGTTAAAGCTACTTGTAACGTATGATTGTTTTCTTTATGCACACCGTCTGATTTTTCAATAAATTGGTTCATATATCCTACTTGTACGTTAGTATCTTTAGTAAAGCGCCAACCCAGTGCTAAGTATAATCGGTTTTGATCAAAAATATTTGCGGGTACATTTTTTCCAAAATTGACAAATATTTCATCTGCAGCTACAAAAAACAAAGTATTATCTTTCATTTCAGATTTTGTCAACGGCACTTGAACTCTAAATCTATAACGAGCTCTTTGCCTGTATTTCCAATATCCCTCTGAAGGATCATCATATCTTAAATAATTTGGAGCTGTATCTGTACCAAAGTTTTTTACCGAAGCAATCCATCTTTGCTCTAAACGAAATCTACTATCAAAATGGAAGCGATTAATATGCTCATGTTTAATAATGAATTGCTCCCATGCGCGTTGTTCATTAAATTTATAATTATTGTATTTGGCTGGTATTTCATCTGCAAAATCTCCATAGGCAAATGTTTCAATGTATGACCAACCTGCAGAAACAGTTAATTGCTTTGTTAGATTATAATCTAAACCTAATCTAATTTGATGTTGCATCGGTTTAGAAAATTCATCATTACGTCTAAATTGGTATTCTGTATGTAATCCCCATTTATCAGTTAATTTATGATTACCTGTATAAAAAATCCAGCCATTAGATTGGTCTGCTTTAGGATTAATTTGAGCGAATAACATAGAGGATGTTAAAAAAACAAATAAATTAAGATAAACTAATTTTTTCATTGCGTTTTAATTTGTGTTGTTAAGAAATAGTTGTGTTAGTATTTAGTTTTGGCAAAATTAATGTTAAGTACTTGTGCTAATCTATTTTTAATATTAAATAATCTTTATGAATTAATACTTAAATTTACAATTTCTTAACATACAGAAATAAAAAAATCCCGAATAAATCGGGATTTTAAGATATGTAATAAATAATTATATAAATAACTTAAATATATAATAGAACACAGCTGCTATCAATGCCGAAACTGGTATTGTTAAAATCCATGCCCATAATAAGTTAATGGTTACTCCCCATCTTACAGCACTTAAACGCTTTGTTGCACCTACTCCAATGATAGAACCCGTAATGGTATGGGTTGTAGAAACCGGAACTCCCATTTGCGAAACGGTAAATAAGGTTAATGCACCTGCCGTTTCAGAACAAACTCCTTCTAAAGGCGTTACTTTTGTAATTTTAGATCCCATCGTTTTCACAATTTTCCATCCACCCATCAAGGTACCTAATCCTATCATTAAATAACATCCAAAAGCAATTAAGAAACTCATAGTATCTTTGGTTACTTTAGTTTCCACTTTATGTCCTTCTAGCAGTTTCCCTTTTTCATCCACATATTTCTTAAATATTTTAGAAAATCTATACTTAGGATTAATATGTTTGTCATTAAAGATAACTTCATTAGTTACAACATCTTTCACATCTTTTTTATCTGAATAAACTTCTAGCTTAGTCAAAGCCTTAGATGCTTTACCAAAATCATCGGCCTTACTACTATTTTCCTTAATAAGATGTTGAATAAATGGATTCGTTTTGGCTACTTTAGGATTTAGTTTTTCATCTTCAAAAATTTTCTCACCCGTCGTAACATCAATAATATTTTTACCATCTAAATACAACGTATCTTTTCCAAAAACACCTACAGATGGTTTAAATTTCTTTACTTTTCCTTCATCATTGGTATATTTAACTTGAAGAATTTCTGTCACATGTAAATAATCCTTTAAGAAATCTGGTGTATGTGTGTCAGTCGTAGTTCTATATGAATTTGCATATACAATACAAGCCGCACAGATAATACCCATTACTTTTTGTGAATCTGCTCCACCATGTCCTAATGAAAAGGCTGCCGAAGAAAGTAATTGTAACTTTTTATACATATTTCCTTCTTTAGTATGTGAAGGCCTTTTACCATTGATGATTTCATAACCAAAATAAACCAAAATAAAGAAACCTAATAATACACCAATAATCCAAATCATGATTGGTTTAATATCCAACGTATCTTTCAACGCATACGTAGTATATACTGTTGCTACAGATGCTAAAATGGAAATAGTTATTTTCTTGTAAAAATTACGTTGAATCGTAACCATTGCAATAAAAAAGGATATTATTCCCCCTATCACTGGAGCTAGAAATATAAACAAAACTGTTTTTAAAATTTCTTCTGAATTTAGAACCCCAAAACCTGCATGTGCTACTGCGGCACCTCCAAAACCTCCAATTAAGGTATGTGATGATGAAGAAGGAATACCTAGCCACCAAGTCAATAAATTCCATGCTGTTGCAGCTAATAATCCAGCTAATATTACCCATAAGTTAATAACCGAACTATCAACTGTTTTTGCTACCGTATTTCCTACGCTCATGTCAAAAACCCAATAAGCAACAAAGTTGAAGAAGGCAGCCCAAACCACTGCTTGTGTTGGAGATAATACTTTTGTAGATACAACTGTTGCTATTGAATTAGCTGCATCATGAAAGCCATTAACCAAATCAAACAATAAAGCAATTACTATAATTACTATTAATAATGTAAACATAATTTCTTAGAATTATTCGATTAAGAATGTTTAACTGCCACTGCTTCTAATACACGTGCAACTGATTTACATTTATCTGTTGCTTTATCTAATGAAGCTAATACTTCTTTGTATTTAATAATATTTTTAACGTCTGTTTCGTTTTCAAATATATCAGCTACTGCTTTTTCAAAAACAGAATCAGATTTTCTATCTAATTTATTGATTTTTTTAACTGAATCAAAAACTGCTTTAAAATTTTTCATATCCTTCAAATCTTTTACAGATTTAGAGATATGATGACAAGCTTCTAAATTAATTTCTGTAATCTTACGAATAGATTTAGTAATTTTCTCTACTTGATACATTCGTATTCTATTTGAAGCTTCTTGTAAATTGCTTGAAACATCATCAATAGTTGACATTAAAGCATGAATATCTTCTCTATCAAAAGGTGTAATGAAGTTTTTACTTAATTCAATGTTCATTTTATGAGAAATATTCTCAATAGACTCCGCTAACTCATCAACTTTTTTGTAATAAGCATCTCTGTCCCCTTTTGAGGCATTAACAGCTTCGTGAAGCGTTTCAGAAAGTTTAGTTAGCTTGTTAGTTGCTTGCTCAAATAAAGGAAAAAACGTTTTATCCTTTGGAGAGAAAAAATTTAAAATGTTTTTTAAAGCCATTGCGTTTAGTTGTTAAAATTTTGAGCAAATGTAACAGCGCAATGTTAAGTTAAT containing:
- a CDS encoding DUF2490 domain-containing protein; translated protein: MKKLVYLNLFVFLTSSMLFAQINPKADQSNGWIFYTGNHKLTDKWGLHTEYQFRRNDEFSKPMQHQIRLGLDYNLTKQLTVSAGWSYIETFAYGDFADEIPAKYNNYKFNEQRAWEQFIIKHEHINRFHFDSRFRLEQRWIASVKNFGTDTAPNYLRYDDPSEGYWKYRQRARYRFRVQVPLTKSEMKDNTLFFVAADEIFVNFGKNVPANIFDQNRLYLALGWRFTKDTNVQVGYMNQFIEKSDGVHKENNHTLQVALTYNIDFSKLFKSTKKE
- a CDS encoding inorganic phosphate transporter; translated protein: MFTLLIVIIVIALLFDLVNGFHDAANSIATVVSTKVLSPTQAVVWAAFFNFVAYWVFDMSVGNTVAKTVDSSVINLWVILAGLLAATAWNLLTWWLGIPSSSSHTLIGGFGGAAVAHAGFGVLNSEEILKTVLFIFLAPVIGGIISFFIAMVTIQRNFYKKITISILASVATVYTTYALKDTLDIKPIMIWIIGVLLGFFILVYFGYEIINGKRPSHTKEGNMYKKLQLLSSAAFSLGHGGADSQKVMGIICAACIVYANSYRTTTDTHTPDFLKDYLHVTEILQVKYTNDEGKVKKFKPSVGVFGKDTLYLDGKNIIDVTTGEKIFEDEKLNPKVAKTNPFIQHLIKENSSKADDFGKASKALTKLEVYSDKKDVKDVVTNEVIFNDKHINPKYRFSKIFKKYVDEKGKLLEGHKVETKVTKDTMSFLIAFGCYLMIGLGTLMGGWKIVKTMGSKITKVTPLEGVCSETAGALTLFTVSQMGVPVSTTHTITGSIIGVGATKRLSAVRWGVTINLLWAWILTIPVSALIAAVFYYIFKLFI
- a CDS encoding DUF47 domain-containing protein, which encodes MALKNILNFFSPKDKTFFPLFEQATNKLTKLSETLHEAVNASKGDRDAYYKKVDELAESIENISHKMNIELSKNFITPFDREDIHALMSTIDDVSSNLQEASNRIRMYQVEKITKSIRKITEINLEACHHISKSVKDLKDMKNFKAVFDSVKKINKLDRKSDSVFEKAVADIFENETDVKNIIKYKEVLASLDKATDKCKSVARVLEAVAVKHS